A window from Theropithecus gelada isolate Dixy chromosome 1, Tgel_1.0, whole genome shotgun sequence encodes these proteins:
- the TSEN15 gene encoding tRNA-splicing endonuclease subunit Sen15 isoform X5 translates to MEERGDSEPIPGCSGLGPGGVRGFGDGGGAPSWAPEDAWMGTHPKYLEMMELDIGDATQVYIAFLVYLDLMESKSWHEVNCVGLPELQLICLVGTEIEGEGLQIVVPTPITASLSHNRIFLLEDDICVS, encoded by the exons ATGGAGGAGCGCGGCGATTCCGAGCCGATCCCCGGCTGCAGCGGCCTGGGTCCGGGCGGCGTTCGCGGCTTTGGCGACGGCGGCGGAGCTCCCTCGTGGGCCCCCGAGGACGCCTGGATGGGCACCCACCCTAAG tatttagaAATGATGGAATTAGATATAGGAGATGCCACTCAAGTTTATATAGCATTCTTGGTTTACCTGGACCTCATGGAAA GCAAAAGCTGGCATGAAGTAAACTGTGTAGGATTACCAGAACTCCAGCTCATCTGCCTTGTTGGTACTGAGATAGAAGGGGAGGGGTTACAGATTGTGGTGCCGACCCCCATCACTGCTTCCCTCAGCCATAACAG